The following are encoded in a window of Rhodothermales bacterium genomic DNA:
- a CDS encoding anhydro-N-acetylmuramic acid kinase, with translation MPDSQPPVRLVAGVMSGTSLDGVDVAIARLAGSGRGMTIELAAFSSIPYPTPLRDLLLANSAPETSSVRHLSQLNVRLAHVYAAAIRTALERMELKPADLDLIGLHGQTVHHVPDAEDCAGVPTRSTLQIGDGSTLANLLGVPVVGDFRMADMALGGQGAPLVPYFDYVFFGDDAEHRALLNIGGIANITVLPAGAPPSEVFAFDTGPGNMLIDALARQFFDRAFDHDGRIAAGGRVRAELLDTLLADPYLARIPPKSTGREYYGRTFVDWFVAQAGRDCSPEDLLATVTAYTAAAVADAIERFVSLRIDAVIASGGGVRNPVLMAALTERLAPVRVSTTDQFGLDADAKEALCFAVLGHETMQRVATGMPRVTGATKAALAGKICLPSR, from the coding sequence ATGCCGGATTCCCAACCGCCCGTCCGGCTCGTCGCCGGCGTCATGAGCGGCACCTCCCTCGATGGCGTCGACGTCGCCATCGCGCGGCTCGCCGGTTCGGGTCGCGGCATGACGATCGAACTGGCGGCCTTCTCCAGCATCCCCTACCCGACGCCTCTTCGCGACCTCCTCCTCGCCAACTCTGCCCCGGAAACCTCCTCCGTCCGCCACCTCTCGCAACTCAACGTCCGCCTCGCCCACGTCTACGCCGCCGCCATCCGAACCGCCCTGGAACGCATGGAGCTGAAGCCGGCCGACCTCGACCTCATCGGCCTCCACGGGCAGACGGTCCACCACGTCCCGGACGCCGAGGACTGCGCCGGCGTCCCTACCCGCTCCACCCTCCAGATTGGCGACGGATCGACGCTGGCCAACCTGCTCGGCGTGCCGGTCGTCGGGGATTTTCGGATGGCGGACATGGCCCTCGGCGGCCAGGGCGCGCCGCTAGTGCCGTATTTCGACTATGTGTTTTTCGGGGATGATGCGGAGCACCGCGCCCTCCTGAATATCGGAGGGATCGCCAACATCACCGTGTTGCCGGCCGGGGCGCCGCCATCCGAGGTGTTCGCCTTCGACACGGGTCCGGGGAATATGCTCATCGATGCTCTGGCGCGACAATTCTTCGACCGCGCCTTCGACCACGATGGACGCATCGCCGCCGGCGGCCGGGTTCGGGCGGAGCTGCTGGATACGCTACTCGCGGATCCCTACCTGGCCAGGATCCCCCCAAAATCTACTGGCCGCGAGTATTATGGCCGTACTTTTGTCGATTGGTTCGTGGCGCAAGCCGGCCGCGACTGCTCCCCCGAAGACCTCCTCGCCACCGTCACCGCCTACACCGCCGCCGCCGTCGCCGACGCCATCGAACGCTTCGTGTCGCTCCGGATCGACGCCGTCATCGCCTCCGGCGGCGGCGTCCGCAACCCGGTGTTGATGGCCGCCCTCACGGAACGCCTCGCTCCCGTTCGGGTGTCCACGACCGACCAGTTCGGCCTGGACGCCGACGCCAAAGAGGCCCTCTGCTTCGCCGTTCTGGGCCACGAAACGATGCAGCGCGTCGCTACCGGGATGCCGCGGGTGACCGGGGCTACAAAAGCAGCGCTGGCCGGGAAGATCTGTTTGCCGTCGCGTTGA